A stretch of Faecalibacterium duncaniae DNA encodes these proteins:
- a CDS encoding twin-arginine translocation signal domain-containing protein, which produces MSNKISRRTFLKVTGASAAALGAAAVLGGCQAGDNSSIEVKVGDKISNWNNLAVQLTSVFTLASAPDAEGYEYIAMLITSANRSSRDTFAIGAQNIQEIGEAYPLDTPEQIAANTAGYFHALSASTTDFSFTCDGQAAEGGAYVQLYDSTTESFTTASAIPPQGAGYIELVCMVPTTWQQIGVTYTPTFVSGKTLNFTINASDLTKA; this is translated from the coding sequence ATGTCGAACAAGATTTCCCGCCGCACCTTCCTCAAGGTCACCGGTGCTTCTGCCGCTGCTCTGGGCGCTGCTGCTGTGCTGGGCGGCTGCCAGGCCGGCGATAACTCTTCCATCGAGGTCAAGGTCGGCGATAAGATCAGCAACTGGAACAATCTGGCGGTCCAGCTGACCAGCGTCTTTACTCTGGCAAGTGCCCCCGATGCCGAGGGCTATGAGTACATTGCCATGCTGATCACCTCTGCAAACCGTTCCAGCCGCGACACCTTTGCCATCGGCGCACAGAACATTCAGGAGATCGGTGAGGCCTATCCTCTGGATACCCCGGAGCAGATCGCTGCCAACACTGCCGGTTACTTCCACGCTCTGTCCGCTTCCACCACCGACTTCTCCTTCACCTGCGACGGTCAGGCAGCCGAGGGCGGCGCTTATGTCCAGCTGTACGACAGCACCACCGAGAGCTTTACCACGGCCTCTGCCATTCCCCCGCAGGGTGCAGGCTACATTGAGCTGGTCTGCATGGTGCCCACCACCTGGCAGCAGATCGGCGTGACCTACACCCCGACCTTTGTTTCCGGCAAGACCCTGAACTTTACCATCAACGCCTCTGACCTGACCAAAGCCTGA
- a CDS encoding DUF3048 C-terminal domain-containing protein, translating to MKRFWMRALLCFALSAALLTGCALSPSSQPAESPTDPLTGQELVWPGQRPVAITIDNAAASTTQWGLSTASLVLEALTAQQQSTRLCLVYPAVGAVPQVGPVSAGQDLYWRLLVGQQVLPVQRGGGQFDQNYLDYYSLRAVDALEVGTNAFSCETNWQNVPLWHTSGAALSGVLGSLNISPALTESRVTDTSSSSSDSESGTLLSVPGLLPMQESGKLPDADASDAMSVRVQFDAQNATGFTYDADTKTYRMLHADGTPQLDANNGQQADFDNLLILFSASTLRDDGVTLDYDLTMGGGVWLNEGHLWNITWTQGSETTFFLYDSNGRPLTLTAGRSYLALVSSLTGQELTVQNSTGESLL from the coding sequence ATGAAACGCTTTTGGATGCGCGCTTTGCTCTGTTTTGCGCTCAGCGCCGCACTGCTGACAGGCTGTGCGCTCAGCCCCAGCTCCCAGCCCGCTGAAAGTCCCACTGACCCGCTCACTGGGCAGGAACTTGTCTGGCCGGGCCAGCGGCCGGTCGCCATCACCATTGACAACGCGGCCGCCAGCACCACTCAGTGGGGGCTTTCCACAGCCTCGCTGGTGCTGGAAGCCCTGACCGCACAGCAGCAGTCCACCAGGCTCTGTCTGGTCTACCCTGCCGTGGGGGCCGTGCCGCAGGTCGGGCCTGTCTCTGCCGGGCAGGACCTCTACTGGCGGCTGCTGGTGGGCCAGCAGGTACTGCCGGTGCAGCGGGGCGGCGGGCAGTTTGACCAGAACTACCTTGATTACTACTCTCTGCGCGCGGTAGACGCACTGGAGGTGGGCACCAATGCCTTTTCCTGTGAGACCAATTGGCAGAATGTCCCGCTGTGGCATACCAGCGGTGCAGCACTTTCGGGTGTGCTGGGCAGCCTGAACATCTCCCCGGCCCTGACAGAATCCCGCGTCACGGACACCTCTTCCAGCAGCTCCGACAGCGAGAGCGGAACCCTCCTCTCCGTTCCGGGTCTGCTGCCCATGCAGGAAAGCGGCAAGCTGCCCGATGCAGATGCTTCGGACGCAATGAGTGTCCGGGTCCAGTTTGATGCGCAGAACGCCACCGGCTTCACCTACGATGCCGACACCAAGACCTACCGGATGCTCCACGCAGACGGCACACCGCAGCTGGATGCCAACAACGGCCAGCAGGCAGATTTCGACAACCTGCTCATTCTGTTCAGTGCATCCACCCTGCGTGACGATGGTGTGACGCTGGATTACGACCTGACCATGGGCGGCGGTGTCTGGCTCAACGAGGGCCACCTGTGGAACATCACCTGGACGCAGGGCAGCGAGACCACCTTCTTCCTGTATGATTCCAACGGCCGCCCCCTGACCCTGACGGCAGGCCGCAGCTATCTGGCGCTGGTGTCCAGCCTGACCGGGCAGGAGCTCACTGTGCAGAACTCCACCGGGGAAAGCCTGTTATAA
- a CDS encoding histidinol-phosphatase HisJ family protein yields the protein MADYKKSSVHCHSTMCDGKNTLQEMASAACAQGLTTLGFSGHSYTQRDREYCMSPSRTAQYKATIAKLKAEYKGKVDILCGIEWDSLSEDKPENYDYWIGAAHHLYGKNTGKYYEIDFRPQDLHDCIFDDFDGDPLAAVEAYFAEVEKVAAKGPDILAHIDLIKKLNGEGEFFDEEAPRYRAAALKALNAAKEHICLLEVNTGGVYRGYRKDFYPSAWMLEEWNKMGGKVIITSDSHDVSSLTFGFEEAAAAIKAAGFTSVEVLTGHGFETQEL from the coding sequence ATGGCAGATTATAAGAAGTCCAGTGTTCATTGCCACTCGACGATGTGCGATGGCAAAAATACCTTGCAGGAAATGGCCAGTGCCGCCTGTGCACAGGGCCTGACGACCCTGGGCTTCTCCGGCCATAGCTATACGCAGCGAGACCGCGAGTACTGCATGAGCCCCAGCCGCACCGCCCAGTACAAGGCCACCATTGCAAAGCTCAAGGCAGAGTATAAGGGCAAGGTGGACATCCTCTGCGGCATCGAGTGGGACAGCCTGAGCGAGGACAAGCCCGAGAACTACGATTACTGGATCGGTGCGGCCCATCACCTGTACGGCAAGAACACCGGCAAGTACTACGAGATCGACTTCCGCCCGCAGGATCTGCACGACTGCATCTTTGATGATTTCGACGGTGACCCGCTGGCGGCTGTGGAGGCCTACTTTGCAGAGGTGGAGAAGGTTGCCGCCAAGGGACCGGACATTCTGGCCCACATCGACCTCATTAAGAAGCTGAACGGCGAGGGTGAGTTCTTTGATGAAGAGGCTCCCCGCTACCGGGCCGCTGCCCTCAAGGCTCTGAACGCAGCCAAAGAGCACATCTGCCTGCTGGAAGTGAACACCGGCGGCGTTTACCGCGGCTACCGCAAGGACTTCTACCCCAGTGCATGGATGCTGGAGGAGTGGAACAAGATGGGCGGCAAGGTCATCATCACCTCCGACTCCCACGATGTTTCCAGCCTGACCTTCGGCTTTGAGGAAGCCGCCGCCGCCATCAAGGCAGCCGGCTTCACCAGCGTGGAGGTGCTGACCGGCCACGGCTTTGAGACCCAGGAGCTGTAA
- the hisF gene encoding imidazole glycerol phosphate synthase subunit HisF, translated as MITKRIIPCLDVRNGRVVKGTNFEGIRDVADPVEMARMYNAAGADELVFYDITASFEGRALFTDILTRVASEIFIPLTVGGGINTLEDFDRVLKCGADKVSVNSGALRDPGLIPAAAQKYGDQCVVLSADVKRVNGQFRVFAKGGREDTGRDALDWISWCVAHGAGEICLNSIDTDGVRTGFDLEMLDAVAARVNVPIIASGGAGKKEDFLELFHHKGIDAGLAAGIFHQKLLTIHNLKTYLNENGVEMRL; from the coding sequence ATGATCACAAAACGCATCATTCCCTGTCTGGATGTCCGGAATGGCCGGGTGGTCAAGGGCACGAATTTTGAGGGCATCCGGGATGTGGCCGACCCGGTGGAGATGGCCCGGATGTACAACGCCGCCGGTGCCGACGAGCTGGTGTTCTACGATATCACCGCCAGCTTTGAGGGCCGTGCTCTGTTCACCGATATCCTGACCCGGGTGGCAAGCGAGATCTTCATCCCGCTGACCGTAGGCGGCGGCATCAACACGCTGGAGGATTTTGACCGGGTGCTGAAATGCGGTGCCGATAAGGTCAGCGTCAACTCGGGCGCTCTGCGGGACCCCGGCCTCATCCCGGCGGCGGCCCAGAAATACGGCGATCAGTGCGTGGTGCTCTCGGCGGACGTGAAGCGGGTGAACGGCCAGTTCCGGGTGTTCGCCAAGGGTGGGCGCGAGGATACCGGTCGGGACGCGCTGGACTGGATCAGCTGGTGCGTGGCGCATGGCGCGGGGGAGATCTGCCTGAACAGCATTGACACCGATGGTGTCCGCACCGGCTTCGATCTCGAGATGCTGGACGCGGTCGCTGCCCGGGTGAATGTGCCCATCATCGCCAGCGGCGGCGCGGGCAAAAAGGAAGATTTCCTTGAGCTGTTCCACCACAAGGGCATCGACGCGGGCCTTGCGGCGGGCATTTTCCACCAGAAACTGCTGACCATCCACAATCTGAAAACCTATCTGAATGAAAATGGTGTCGAAATGCGGCTGTAA
- a CDS encoding histidine phosphatase family protein: MKTFKLHLIRHGMTAGNLQGLYIGSGTDIPLCDEGRAQLKELKERFEYPQVDTVFSSPLVRAVETANILFPNAGHQFTVHDLREAGFGVFENRPVKDLVKEEDFKKWITPGSGFVPEGAEPTEQFHARCAETLLKLFEYMIRMDVTEAACVTHGGVIMSMLSQRALPSRHPEQWMADPGCGYTVQTDVQLWMRDRLVEAIDIVPFGYADTLRGQAEAEENEAFE; this comes from the coding sequence ATGAAAACGTTCAAACTTCATCTCATCCGCCACGGCATGACGGCCGGTAATCTGCAGGGCCTGTACATCGGCAGCGGTACGGACATCCCCCTGTGTGATGAGGGCCGCGCCCAGCTGAAGGAGCTGAAGGAGCGGTTCGAGTATCCGCAGGTGGACACGGTGTTCTCCTCCCCGTTGGTGCGCGCTGTGGAGACAGCGAACATTCTGTTCCCCAATGCAGGCCACCAGTTCACAGTGCACGACCTGCGGGAAGCGGGCTTTGGCGTGTTTGAGAACCGCCCCGTGAAGGATCTGGTCAAGGAAGAGGATTTCAAGAAGTGGATCACCCCCGGCTCCGGCTTTGTGCCCGAGGGAGCAGAGCCCACCGAGCAGTTCCATGCCCGCTGCGCCGAGACCCTGCTCAAGCTGTTTGAGTATATGATCCGGATGGATGTGACCGAGGCTGCCTGCGTGACCCATGGCGGCGTGATCATGAGTATGCTGAGCCAGCGCGCGCTGCCCTCCCGCCACCCGGAACAGTGGATGGCCGACCCCGGCTGCGGCTATACCGTCCAGACCGACGTGCAGCTCTGGATGCGCGACCGTCTGGTGGAGGCCATCGACATCGTCCCCTTTGGTTACGCCGATACCCTGCGCGGGCAGGCAGAAGCCGAGGAAAACGAGGCATTTGAGTAA
- a CDS encoding twin-arginine translocation signal domain-containing protein yields the protein MSLAFSRRSFLKYSAVAAVAVAGASLFSGCDQTDTKNLYCDGAGSITVLQINAVLGTYDDNAKKYKDIDLTGNSITFPFQITVGRTNNLPIQPSNFKAIVYGKDGKQKAKYVGGTSNELKIDASLLDTNLANSAINKGTITLNASLAEGEKLVFTYCPDLQYAEYSMNWVLARAASASSGSTTTK from the coding sequence ATGTCGTTAGCATTTTCTCGCCGCTCTTTCCTGAAATACTCCGCTGTTGCAGCTGTGGCCGTTGCGGGTGCCAGCCTCTTCTCCGGCTGTGATCAGACCGATACCAAGAACCTGTACTGCGATGGTGCCGGTTCCATTACTGTTCTGCAGATCAATGCCGTTCTTGGTACCTACGATGACAATGCCAAGAAGTACAAGGATATTGACCTGACCGGCAATTCCATTACCTTCCCCTTCCAGATCACCGTTGGCCGCACCAACAACCTGCCCATCCAGCCCAGCAACTTCAAGGCGATCGTCTACGGTAAGGACGGCAAGCAGAAGGCAAAGTATGTCGGTGGAACCAGCAACGAGCTTAAGATCGACGCTTCCCTGCTGGACACCAACCTGGCAAACAGCGCTATCAATAAGGGCACCATCACGCTCAACGCCTCTCTGGCTGAGGGCGAAAAGCTGGTCTTTACCTACTGCCCCGACCTGCAGTATGCCGAGTATTCCATGAACTGGGTTCTGGCTCGTGCTGCGAGCGCCAGCTCCGGCTCTACCACCACCAAGTAA
- a CDS encoding MATE family efflux transporter — MTQTAKKSPFSMNVDLMHGPIFKNLLLFMLPIFISSLFQQLYNTVDTMIVGNVLGDTALAAIGSCGSIYELLVGFGLGIGNGLAIVAARSYGAQDHDLLKKTVAGSLVIGLVASLCITLAGVLGLHPLLLMLDTPAEILDDAYRYILTIDLGVLVMFAYNLCAGLLRAIGNSVMPLVFLLISSGLNVVLDLLFIARMGMGVQGAAVATVISQGVSVVLCILYIFLRVKILLPEKQHFRVGSHLYWELFSQSISMGLMSSIVSAGSVVLQYGINGLGTLVIAGHTAARKLFSFTSMPVMAMASACSTFVSQNCGANQPERVRKGMKEIALYSVAVAVLAVLLMQLGAEWMVQLISGSNEPVVLENGARYLLWNAPFYSVLGVLLATRYALQSLGQKVLPLFSSVIELVGKVVFVLFFIPKFAYNAVILCEPIIWCFMAAYLVLVYLHDPFVFPKKAE, encoded by the coding sequence ATGACCCAAACTGCGAAAAAATCCCCCTTCAGCATGAATGTGGACCTGATGCACGGGCCCATTTTCAAAAACCTGCTGCTGTTCATGCTGCCCATCTTCATCTCCAGCCTGTTCCAGCAGCTCTATAACACCGTGGACACCATGATCGTGGGCAATGTGCTGGGCGATACCGCCCTTGCCGCCATTGGCTCCTGCGGCTCGATCTACGAGCTTCTGGTCGGTTTTGGCCTCGGTATCGGCAACGGCCTTGCAATCGTTGCAGCGCGCTCCTACGGGGCGCAGGATCACGATCTGCTCAAAAAGACCGTGGCAGGCTCACTGGTCATCGGTCTGGTGGCTTCCCTCTGCATTACGCTGGCGGGTGTGCTGGGCCTGCACCCGCTGCTCCTCATGCTGGACACCCCGGCGGAGATCCTGGACGATGCGTACCGCTACATTTTGACCATCGATCTGGGCGTGCTGGTCATGTTCGCCTATAACCTCTGCGCGGGCCTGCTGCGCGCCATTGGCAACAGCGTGATGCCGCTGGTGTTCCTGCTCATCTCCTCGGGCCTGAATGTGGTGCTGGATCTCCTGTTCATTGCAAGAATGGGCATGGGGGTGCAGGGAGCGGCTGTGGCAACGGTCATCTCGCAGGGCGTTTCGGTGGTGCTCTGCATCCTGTACATCTTCCTCAGAGTGAAGATCCTGCTGCCGGAAAAACAGCATTTCAGGGTGGGCAGCCACCTTTACTGGGAGCTGTTCAGCCAGAGCATCTCCATGGGTCTGATGAGCAGCATCGTCTCGGCTGGCTCGGTGGTGCTGCAGTATGGCATCAACGGGCTGGGCACGCTGGTCATTGCCGGTCACACCGCCGCCCGGAAGCTGTTCTCCTTTACCAGCATGCCGGTCATGGCCATGGCATCGGCATGCTCCACGTTTGTTTCCCAGAACTGCGGCGCAAACCAGCCGGAGCGTGTCCGCAAGGGCATGAAGGAGATCGCCCTGTACAGCGTGGCGGTGGCCGTGCTGGCGGTCCTTCTGATGCAGCTGGGCGCAGAGTGGATGGTGCAGCTCATCTCTGGCTCCAACGAGCCTGTGGTGCTGGAAAACGGCGCACGGTATCTGCTCTGGAACGCGCCCTTCTACTCGGTGCTGGGTGTCCTGCTGGCCACCCGCTACGCCCTGCAGAGCCTGGGGCAGAAGGTCCTGCCCCTCTTCTCCAGTGTCATCGAGCTGGTGGGCAAGGTGGTATTCGTGCTCTTCTTCATCCCGAAGTTTGCCTATAACGCCGTCATCCTCTGTGAGCCCATCATCTGGTGCTTCATGGCGGCGTACCTCGTGCTGGTCTACCTGCACGACCCGTTTGTGTTCCCGAAAAAAGCAGAATAA
- a CDS encoding helix-turn-helix domain-containing protein, with translation MNNTIRYPNMGTVKQAAEIYGLSPHYIRRLCRTGKVRYVNAGRGWLVNLDSLARYFEQGDPAPAEQSQTAHGIRQIG, from the coding sequence TTGAACAATACGATCCGCTACCCGAACATGGGAACCGTAAAGCAGGCCGCTGAAATTTACGGACTGTCACCCCACTATATCCGGCGGCTTTGCAGGACCGGCAAAGTCCGGTATGTGAATGCCGGGCGCGGCTGGCTTGTGAATCTGGACAGCCTAGCCCGGTACTTTGAGCAGGGCGACCCGGCCCCGGCAGAGCAAAGCCAGACCGCCCACGGCATCCGACAAATTGGATGA
- a CDS encoding DUF3048 domain-containing protein, which translates to MKISRRSVLRYSGLTAALLALTGCSASPGSAILGGDLPDWMKSLFCGSAASSSASSEAAASSVVAAGEAAAGEAAASSAASSEAASSALSLLPAYDADPLTGEARKSTGRMVGVMINNIANSEKQNARPQRGIGSADLLIESKVEGGITRLCAVFRDADTIPEVGPLRSGRDQFLQLLMPHQALYYHDGESIFCTQFINVYDYSGLNIGGKSYFNTPVHPHVAHRDSRGRNVAYEHTEFTSGKEIKQAAGNAGIGLTYANETPFFHFADYRTAASNDLPGAPAAKTISITHSESYRTRLTYNSWGRSYKLEMYNRSKKAYENTVDELTGKQLTFDNVVVCFADIAAYAGDSHDVQSVNYVAGGQAYLFTRGGVQVGRWEKPHPTHPLKLYTETGEEMTLNRGKTYLALVDNDEWSNFSY; encoded by the coding sequence ATGAAAATTTCTCGACGGTCCGTACTTCGCTATTCCGGGCTGACGGCGGCGCTGCTGGCGCTCACCGGCTGCTCTGCAAGCCCCGGCAGTGCCATTCTGGGCGGTGACCTGCCCGACTGGATGAAGAGCCTGTTCTGCGGCTCGGCGGCATCCTCTTCTGCTTCTTCTGAGGCCGCTGCATCCTCTGTGGTCGCAGCCGGTGAGGCCGCAGCTGGTGAGGCAGCCGCCTCCTCGGCAGCGTCCAGCGAAGCTGCAAGCTCTGCGCTCAGCCTTCTGCCAGCCTACGACGCTGACCCTCTGACCGGCGAAGCCCGCAAGAGCACCGGCCGGATGGTGGGTGTGATGATCAACAACATCGCCAACTCCGAAAAGCAGAACGCACGCCCCCAGCGCGGCATCGGCTCGGCAGACCTGCTCATTGAGAGCAAAGTAGAGGGCGGCATCACCCGCCTGTGTGCCGTGTTCCGGGATGCGGACACCATCCCGGAGGTCGGGCCGCTGCGCTCCGGCCGCGACCAGTTCCTGCAGCTGCTCATGCCCCATCAGGCCCTCTATTACCACGATGGCGAGAGCATTTTCTGCACCCAGTTCATCAATGTATACGATTACTCCGGCCTGAACATCGGCGGCAAGAGCTACTTCAACACGCCGGTCCACCCCCACGTTGCCCACCGTGACAGCCGCGGCCGCAATGTAGCCTACGAACACACCGAGTTCACCTCCGGCAAGGAGATCAAACAGGCGGCCGGCAACGCCGGCATCGGCCTGACCTACGCCAACGAAACGCCTTTCTTCCACTTTGCCGACTACCGCACCGCGGCCTCCAATGACCTTCCCGGTGCCCCTGCGGCCAAAACCATCAGCATCACCCACTCCGAGAGCTACAGGACCCGCCTGACCTACAACAGCTGGGGCCGCAGCTACAAGCTGGAAATGTACAACCGCTCCAAAAAAGCCTATGAGAACACCGTGGACGAGCTGACCGGCAAGCAGCTGACCTTTGACAACGTGGTGGTCTGCTTTGCCGATATCGCCGCCTATGCGGGCGATTCTCACGATGTCCAGTCGGTCAACTATGTGGCCGGTGGGCAGGCGTACCTCTTCACACGGGGCGGCGTGCAGGTGGGCCGCTGGGAGAAGCCGCATCCCACCCATCCGCTCAAGCTCTACACCGAAACCGGCGAGGAGATGACCCTGAACCGGGGCAAGACCTATCTGGCACTGGTGGACAATGATGAGTGGAGCAATTTCAGCTACTAA
- the hisIE gene encoding bifunctional phosphoribosyl-AMP cyclohydrolase/phosphoribosyl-ATP diphosphatase HisIE: MELKFDEKGLIPAIVQDHYTKEVLTLAYMNAETLALTIAEGRTVFWSRSRQEIWRKGDTSGNVQHVVSITADCDKDALVVEVVKDGPACHTGAESCFFNEVYVSPELKQFSWQGLYELIQGRRDHPQEGSYTTYLFEKGKEKILKKVGEECTEVIIAGEKEDKAETIYEISDLAYHVLVLMVQAGITVEEITRELEKRHVIDHKVKQERMQ; encoded by the coding sequence ATGGAACTGAAATTTGATGAAAAGGGCCTCATTCCTGCCATCGTGCAGGATCACTACACCAAAGAGGTGCTCACCCTTGCCTACATGAACGCCGAGACGCTGGCACTGACCATTGCCGAGGGGCGTACGGTGTTCTGGAGCCGGAGCCGTCAGGAGATCTGGCGCAAGGGCGATACCAGCGGCAATGTCCAGCATGTGGTGTCCATCACCGCAGACTGCGACAAGGACGCACTGGTGGTGGAGGTGGTCAAGGATGGCCCTGCCTGCCATACCGGTGCCGAGAGCTGCTTCTTCAACGAAGTGTATGTCTCGCCGGAGCTTAAACAGTTCAGCTGGCAGGGGCTTTACGAACTCATCCAGGGACGCAGGGATCATCCTCAGGAAGGCAGCTACACCACCTACCTGTTCGAGAAGGGCAAGGAGAAGATCCTGAAAAAGGTGGGCGAGGAGTGCACCGAGGTCATCATTGCGGGAGAAAAAGAGGACAAGGCCGAGACCATCTATGAGATCAGCGACTTGGCTTACCATGTGCTGGTGCTGATGGTGCAGGCGGGCATCACGGTGGAAGAGATCACCCGTGAGCTGGAAAAACGACACGTTATTGACCACAAGGTCAAACAGGAAAGGATGCAGTGA
- a CDS encoding helix-turn-helix domain-containing protein codes for MEFNRIIKLLRKERGITQKQAAEDLGVSQALLSHYEKGIRECGLDFVVRVADYYNVSCDYLLGRSAERNGMMLNADDLPNPDKMKDNVYHGSVLPTMNKKLISNSLNVLYAKIAECHSKALTTEVSTYLMMAVAKMFRLLYSAEPHNAQSLFSVEARRWPGYSDAVMRMSESNVEDLLAGEDLNGAEGVKDPSCLAMTTESLTREYPLYTPSLLNLVKTSETHVRGLDPNQ; via the coding sequence ATGGAATTCAACCGTATCATCAAGCTGCTGCGCAAGGAGCGCGGCATCACCCAGAAGCAGGCCGCCGAAGACCTTGGGGTGTCCCAGGCACTGCTCTCCCACTACGAAAAGGGCATCCGCGAGTGCGGTCTGGACTTTGTTGTCCGGGTAGCGGATTACTATAATGTGTCCTGCGATTATCTGCTGGGCCGCTCGGCTGAGCGCAACGGCATGATGCTGAACGCCGATGACCTGCCCAACCCCGATAAGATGAAGGACAACGTCTACCACGGCAGCGTTCTGCCCACCATGAACAAAAAGCTGATCTCCAACAGCCTGAACGTGCTGTATGCCAAGATCGCCGAGTGCCACAGCAAGGCCCTGACCACCGAGGTCAGCACCTACCTGATGATGGCCGTGGCCAAGATGTTCCGCCTGCTCTACTCCGCCGAGCCCCACAACGCCCAGAGCCTGTTCAGCGTGGAGGCCCGCCGCTGGCCCGGCTACTCCGATGCCGTGATGCGGATGAGCGAGAGCAACGTGGAGGACCTGCTGGCCGGTGAGGACCTGAACGGTGCCGAGGGCGTGAAAGACCCCTCCTGCCTTGCCATGACCACCGAGAGCCTGACCCGGGAATACCCGCTGTACACCCCCAGCCTGCTGAATCTGGTCAAGACCAGCGAGACCCATGTGCGCGGCCTGGACCCCAACCAGTGA
- a CDS encoding twin-arginine translocation signal domain-containing protein produces the protein MSQSLSRRSFLKYAGSGAVSLAAALLTGVSGAALTPCYEGEPALLDGKAAVELLGYAPAPELDSTLVYLSVENLSARPLAVGASYLQSRGLDSRNALYSLGTGLTALCDGRQVRVGSFAAPLYGENAADASAFTLNLSAGRGAMLHCFCETPADWQTLELIYQPDFAAGQTVHFVVRRDADEVHLGVVPATLAEVGSVVDL, from the coding sequence ATGTCACAATCCCTGTCCCGCCGCTCGTTCCTGAAATATGCCGGTTCCGGCGCAGTCAGTCTGGCTGCTGCCCTGCTCACCGGTGTTTCGGGCGCGGCTCTGACCCCCTGCTATGAGGGCGAACCTGCTCTGTTGGACGGCAAGGCGGCAGTGGAGCTGCTGGGCTATGCGCCTGCCCCGGAGCTGGACAGCACGCTGGTCTATCTGTCGGTGGAGAACCTCTCGGCCCGGCCGCTGGCTGTGGGGGCCAGCTACCTGCAGAGCCGCGGCCTGGACAGCAGGAATGCCCTGTACAGCCTGGGCACCGGCCTGACTGCCCTGTGTGATGGCAGACAGGTGCGGGTGGGCAGCTTTGCAGCTCCCCTCTACGGTGAGAATGCGGCAGATGCCTCTGCCTTTACCTTGAATCTTTCCGCAGGGCGCGGGGCGATGCTCCACTGCTTCTGCGAGACCCCGGCGGACTGGCAGACGCTGGAGCTGATCTATCAGCCCGACTTTGCCGCAGGCCAGACCGTCCATTTTGTGGTGCGCCGGGATGCCGATGAGGTCCATCTGGGCGTGGTGCCTGCCACCCTTGCCGAGGTGGGCAGCGTGGTCGATCTGTAA
- a CDS encoding helix-turn-helix domain-containing protein: MKKKKGHQRSRLRVDPFNLLQQLCEQDCTLSELQQRTGFDPAEIKPLRAAGKIHLDTLNRIAAGLDVSPNSLLITATSPWKAYHGDYANQTCGFSDAFNVLADYSPYDLGPLFK; the protein is encoded by the coding sequence ATGAAAAAGAAAAAAGGCCACCAGCGTTCCCGCTTGCGTGTTGACCCGTTCAACCTGTTGCAGCAGCTTTGTGAGCAGGATTGTACACTATCCGAACTGCAACAGCGTACAGGCTTTGACCCAGCGGAAATTAAGCCATTACGCGCCGCCGGGAAAATCCATCTTGATACCCTGAATCGCATTGCCGCCGGGCTGGATGTTTCGCCCAACTCCCTGTTAATTACAGCAACTAGCCCTTGGAAGGCATACCATGGGGACTATGCAAATCAGACTTGTGGATTTTCTGATGCTTTCAACGTTCTTGCTGATTATAGCCCTTATGACCTTGGGCCGCTGTTCAAGTAA